A genome region from Sebastes umbrosus isolate fSebUmb1 chromosome 22, fSebUmb1.pri, whole genome shotgun sequence includes the following:
- the gba2 gene encoding non-lysosomal glucosylceramidase, which produces MTSEWGEQSSADLMSRYVSKEMGYGVPKEGWRICLAHEFKEKRKPFQAKDVSLSNVLEHIGLGIRYLKWWYKKTQVEKKAPFIDMFRAQPLRQIYGAPLGGIGGGTITRGWRGEFCRWQLNPGMYHYKTVTANQFTVCLRRGGQTVYQQVLSVERPPTLQGWNWGYCGEYAFYHALYPRAWTVYHLPGQNVTLTCRQISPVIPHDYKDSSLPVAVFVWEIENQNDYALDVSIMFTMVNGSGHKDDKCGGHWNEPFHLEKEGEAVSGVLLHHCPAVNPYTLCIAAREQPDREVSHQTAFSPKGTCSGLWSDLITDGRLDSPTGSSPPTPKGEKVAAALAVGCSVPAQSHNSLEFCLSWDMPTITFGSREREHIRRYTRYFGTKGDASPSLSHYALTHYKQWEKSIEEWQRPIVQDSSLPSWYKSALFNELYFVADGGTVWTELPEDADVSGGVRSEDGGLPAQPAVIKEFGRFAYLEGQEYRMYNTYDVHFYASFALIMLWPKLALSVQYDIAGSVVQQDPTERLHLMSGRYSPVKAKNVVPHDIGDPDDEPWQRVNAYLIHDTADWKDLNLKFVLQVYRDFHLTQDSQYLRDMWPVCQAVMESEMKFDLDGDGLIENSGYADQTYDGWTVTGPSAYCGGLWLASLCVMCKMARLVDNEETYQRYRDILDRGSAAFDKLLWNGKYYNYDSSGRDLSNSVMADQCAGHWFLRASGLGEDDYQAFPKEKIQSALKSVFDLNVMSFAGGQMGAVNGMRPEGVPDRSSVQSDEVWIGVVYGLAATMIHEGMQEEGMRTAEGCYRTVWERLGMAFQTPEAYCEKGIYRSLAYMRPLSVWAMQLALNTSQKDQTTSAQTGATDGEQGQDLRENQS; this is translated from the exons GTATCTAAAATGGTGGTACAAGAAGACCCAGGTGGAAAAGAAAGCTCCATTCATTGATATGTTTCGTGCCCAACCCTTGCGTCAAATATATG GTGCTCCACTTGGCGGTATTGGAGGAGGTACCATCACGAGAGGCTGGAGGGGGGAGTTCTGCAGATGGCAACTTAACCCTGGAATGTACCACTACAAAACTGTCACAGCAAACCAG TTCACAGTGTGTTTGCGACGTGGTGGACAAACAGTTTACCAGCAGGTGCTATCTGTAGAGCGTCCTCCCACACTACAAGGCTGGAACTGGGGCTACTGCGGAGAGTACGCCTTCTATCACGCCTTGTACCCCCGCGCCTGGACCGTCTACCACCTGCCGGGACAGAACGTCACCTTAACCTGCAGACAGATTTCCCCAGTCATCCCCCATGACTACAAG GACTCTAGTCTCCCAGTGGCAGTATTTGTGTGGGAAATCGAGAACCAGAATGACTACGCTCTGGACGTCTCCATCATGTTCACTATGGTCAACGGGTCGGGACACAAGGACGACAAGTGCGGGGGACACTGGAATGAACCATTCCACCTGGAGAAGGAGGGGGAGGCGGTGTCTGGGGTCTTGCTACATCACTGCCCTGCGGTCAACCCTTACACTCTGTGCATCGCAGCCCGAGAACAG CCTGACAGGGAGGTCAGTCACCAGACAGCGTTCAGCCCAAAGGGAACCTGCAGCGGCCTGTGGAGTGACCTCATCACTGACGGACGGCTGGACTCTCCTACAG GATCCAGCCCGCCGACGCCGAAGGGAGAGAAGGTGGCAGCAGCGTTGGCTGTGGGCTGCTCAGTGCCGGCTCAGAGCCATAACAGCCTAGAGTTCTGCCTGTCCTGGGACATGCCCACAATCACCTTCGGCTCTAGGGAGAGGGAACACATCAG GAGATACACTCGTTACTTTGGGACCAAAGGGGACGCGTCCCCCTCGCTCAGTCATTACGCCCTAACACACTACAAACAGTGGGAGAAGAGCATTGAGGAGTGGCAGAGACCCATAGTGCAGGACAG CTCTCTCCCCTCCTGGTATAAGTCAGCCCTGTTTAACGAGTTGTACTTTGTGGCGGATGGAGGGACGGTGTGGACGGAGCTACCAGAGGACGCTGATGTCAGCGGTGGTGTGCGCAGCGAGGACGGGGGGCTGCCAGCACAGCCCGCTGTCATCAAGGAGTTCGGTCGTTTCGCCTACCTAGAAG GTCAGGAGTACAGAATGTACAACACCTACGACGTGCACTTCTACGCCTCCTTTGCACTTATAATGCTGTGGCCCAAACTTGCCTTGAGTGTGCAATATGATATTG CTGGCAGTGTGGTTCAGCAGGACCCAACCGAGAGGCTCCATCTGATGAGTGGGCGGTATTCTCCTGTCAAGGCCAAAAATGTGGTGCCTCACGACATAGGAGACCCAG ATGATGAGCCATGGCAAAGGGTAAATGCCTACCTCATCCATGACACTGCAGACTGGAAGGACCTGAACCTGAAGTTTGTCCTGCAGGTCTACAGGGACTTTCATCTCACCCAGGACAGTCAGTATCTGCGGGACATGTGGCCAGTCTGCCAG GCGGTGATGGAATCAGAGATGAAGTTCGACCTGGATGGAGATGGCCTGATAGAGAACTCTGGATATGCTGACCAGACCTACGACGGTTGGACGGTGACTGGACCAAG tgCGTACTGTGGTGGGCTGTGGTTGGCATCCCTGTGTGTGATGTGTAAAATGGCCAGACTGGTGGACAACGAGGAGACATACCAACGTTACAGAGACATCTTGGACCGGGGCAGTGCTGCTTTTGACAAACTGCTGTGGAACG GCAAGTACTACAACTATGACAGCAGTGGGAGAGACCTTTCTAATAGTGTCATGGCTGACCAGTGTGCTGGCCACTGGTTCCTGAGAGCGTCTGGGCTGGGAGAGGATGACTACCAG gcTTTTCCAAAAGAAAAAATCCAGAGTGCACTAAAATCTGTCTTTGACTTGAATGTGATGAGCTTCGCTGGCGGCCAGATGGGGGCAGTTAACGGCATGCGTCCTGAAGGAGTGCCCGACCGTTCCAGTGTCCAGTCAGATGAGGTTTGGATTGGAGTAGTGTATGGACTGGCAGCCACTATGATCCATGAG gGTATGCAGGAGGAGGGTATGCGCACAGCGGAGGGTTGCTACCGAACTGTGTGGGAGAGGCTGGGCATGGCCTTCCAGACTCCTGAAGCCTACTGTGAGAAGGGCATCTACCGCTCTCTGGCATACATGAGGCCTCTGAGTGTATGGGCCATGCAGCTAGCCCTGAACACTTCACAGAAGGATCAGACCACATCAGCTCAAACTGGAGCCACAGATGGGGAGCAGGGACAGGATTTGAGAGAAAATCAGAGCTAG